The following coding sequences lie in one Scatophagus argus isolate fScaArg1 chromosome 9, fScaArg1.pri, whole genome shotgun sequence genomic window:
- the stk40 gene encoding serine/threonine-protein kinase 40, translating to MYKRRSSERGAGETSGRASKLQCPGISSNNAKRAGPFILGPRLGNSPVPSIVQCLARKDGTDDFYQLKILTLEERVDSAGETQEERQGKMLLHTEYSLLSLLHNQDGVVHHHGLFQDRACEIVEDMEANKVRKMKKRICLVLDCLCAHDFSDKTADLINLQHYVIKEKRLSEREAIVIFYDVVRVVDALHKKNIVHRDLKLGNMVLNKRTHRITITNFCLGKHLVSEDDLLKDQRGSPAYISPDVLSSRPYRGKPSDMWALGVVLFTMLYGQFPFYDSIPQELFRKIKAAEYSIPEDGRVSENTVCLIRKLLVLDPQQRLTAGEVLESLSVIIASWQSVSSLSGPLQVVPDIDDQVNHPEHLQEAKVIEESSQYEFENYMRQQLLLAEEKNTIHEAKSFLTKRQFGSIPPVRRLGHDAQPVSPLDAAILAQRFLRK from the exons ATGTACAAGCGGCGCTCGTCGGAGAGGGGAGCTGGAGAGACATCAGGCAGGGCCAGCAAGCTGCAGTGTCCTGGGATATCCAGCAATAATGCCAAGAGAGCTGGCCCCTTCATTCTTG GGCCTCGCCTGGGCAACTCACCAGTGCCCAGCATAGTGCAGTGTCTCGCCAGAAAGGACGGCACAGATGACTTCTATCAGCTCAAA ATCCTAACGCTGGAGGAGCGGGTGGATTCTGCAGGGGAGACTCAGGAGGAGAGGCAAGGGAAGATGTTACTGCACACAGAGTATTCCCTCCTCTCGCTGCTGCACAACCAGGATGGGGTGGTCCACCACCACGGCCTCTTTCAG GATCGAGCCTGCGAAATAGTGGAGGACATGGAGGCCAACAAAGTGCGCAAGATGAAGAAGCGCATCTGCCTCGTGCTGGACTGCCTGTGTGCTCACGACTTCAGTGACAAAACAGCAGATCTCATAAACCTCCAGCATTACGTCATAAAGGAGAAGCGACTGAGCGAGCGCGAGGCCATCGTCATCTTCTACGATGTGGTGCGTGTGGTGGATGCCCTTCATAAG aaaaacattgtGCACAGAGACTTAAAACTGGGAAACATGGTGCTGAACAAACG GACTCACCGAATCACCATCACCAACTTCTGCCTAGGAAAGCACCTGGTGAGTGAGGACGACCTGCTGAAAGACCAGAGAGGAAGTCCAGCCTACATCAGCCCTGATGTATTAAGTA GTCGGCCGTACCGTGGTAAACCCAGTGACATGTGGGCTCTTGGTGTGGTCCTGTTCACCATGCTGTATGGCCAGTTCCCCTTTTATGACAGCATACCTCAAGAACTCTTCCGCAAGATCAAGGCTGCTGAGTACTCCATCCCAGA GGACGGTCGTGTGTCTGAGAACACAGTGTGCTTGATCCGAAAGCTGCTGGTGTTGGACCCTCAGCAGAGGCTTACTGCAGGAGAAGTACTGGAGTCTCTCAGTGTCATCATTGCCTCATG GCAGTCTGTTTCATCGTTGAGTGGCCCCCTGCAGGTGGTGCCGGATATTGACGATCAAGTTAATCACCCAGAACATCTGCAAGAG GCCAAGGTGATAGAAGAGTCTTCACAGTACGAGTTCGAGAACTACATGcgccagcagctgctgctggctgaagaAAAGAACACTATCCATGAGGCCAAGAGCTTTCTCACCAAGCGCCAGTTTGGCAGCATTCCACCTGTGAGGCGCCTGGGCCATGACGCCCAGCCTGTCAGCCCGCTAGATGCTGCAATCCTGGCACAACGTTTCCTCCGGAAGTAG
- the LOC124064392 gene encoding cornifelin homolog: protein MSNPVVTHQPGAGGYGTNVQTGEWSTGLCSCCSDLFVCAIGCLCPIALSCYTANKYGENCCLGCLPGGIAAMRTHMRLTYGIQGTIINDALMTFFCGLCETCRMAREVRIRNGDISP from the exons atgtcaaacccaGTGGTCACCCATCAGCCAGGTGCAGGCGGCTATGGCACAAATGTCCAAACAGGAGAGTGGAGCACAGGCCTTTGCTCATGCTGCAGTGACTTGTTTGTCT GTGCTATTGGTTGCCTCTGTCCAATTGCACTGAGCTGCTACACAGCAAATAAGTATGGAGAAAACTGCTGCTTGGGATGTTTGCCAGGAGGCATAGCAGCAATGAGGACTCATATGAGACTGACCTATGGTATTCAG GGAACAATAATCAATGATGCCTTGATGACCTTTTTCTGCGGACTTTGTGAGACTTGCAGGATGGCGCGAGAAGTCCGTATCAGGAATGGAGATATTTCACCATAA
- the oscp1b gene encoding protein OSCP1 codes for MSSRTLPLLFINLGGEMLYILDQRLRAQNIPADKAKKVMNDIITTMFNKKFLEELFKPQELYSKKALRTVFDRLAHASIMRLNQASMDKLYDLMTMAFKYQVLLCPRPKDILLVSFNHMDAIKDFVKDTPSILSQVDETYQQLIEMYAPLSSGDFQLIRQTLLIFFQDMHIRVSIFLKDKVQNSNGRFVLPTSGPVPHGTQVPGLIRMFRCTGEEVTRLQFTNGGNYTAALREGSFEIFGDRVTKLGTNMYSVSRPVETHMSGTSKNSAQHTKVNTAPNPLAKEELNLLAKLMGGLEVQKPGNADSSFRVNLFATDEEEEEALISRPDELSYGVIKIQATKDQQANAELAKIMGEFTESGDQSPSASSKGDDLLAMMDGL; via the exons ATGTCTTCAAGAACTCTGCCCTTGCTATTTATCAACCTCGGCGGGGAAATGCTGTACATTCTGGACCAGCGGCTTCGGGCTCAGAACATCCCTGCTGACAAAGCTAAGAAAG TTAtgaatgacatcatcaccaccatGTTCAATAAAAAGTTCCTAGAAGAGCTTTTCAAGCCACAGGAGCTTTATTCCAAAAAGGCCCTTCGGACTGTGTTCGACAGGCTGGCCCACGCTTCTATAATGAGACTCAATCAAGCTAGCATGGACAAG CTATATGACTTGATGACCATGGCTTTCAAGTACCAGGTGCTTCTCTGTCCCCGACCTAAGGACATCCTCCTCGTCTCATTCAACCACATGGATGCAATCAAGGACTTTGTGAAAGACACTCCCAGCATTCTCAGCCAGGTCGATGAGACGTACCAACAGCTCATAGAG atGTATGCACCCTTGTCTAGTGGGGACTTCCAGCTGATCAGACAAACTCTCCTTATCTTCTTTCAAGACATGCACATAAGA GTATCTATTTTCCTTAAGGACAAAGTGCAGAACTCCAATGGCCGCTTTGTGCTTCCCACTAGTGGTCCAGTACCTCATGGAACACAAGTCCCTGGTTTGATAAG GATGTTTAGATGTACTGGTGAAGAGGTGACCAGACTGCAGTTTACTAACGGAGGAAACTATACTGCTGCTCTGCGGGAGGGATCTTTCGAGATATTTGGTGACAGGGTCACCAAATTAGGCACGAACAT GTACAGTGTGAGCCGTCCGGTGGAAACCCATATGTCAGGCACATCTAAAAATTCTGCTCAGCACACTAAG GTCAACACTGCTCCCAACCCTTTGGCCAAAGAGGAGTTGAATCTGTTGGCCAAGTTAATGGGAGGATTAGAAGTTCAAAAACCAGGAaatgcagacagcagcttccGAGTCAACCTCTTTGCcactgatgaagaagaaga AGAGGCATTAATATCAAGACCAGATGAGCTTTCGTATGGCGTCATAAAAATCCAAGCGACAAAG GACCAACAAGCCAATGCTGAGCTGGCCAAGATCATGGGAGAGTTTACAGAGTCTGGAGATCAATCTCCCAGTGCCAGCAGCAAAGGAGATGACCTTCTGGCCATGATGGACGGCCTGTGA